A window of Streptomyces armeniacus contains these coding sequences:
- a CDS encoding orotate phosphoribosyltransferase: MTESDVSDVRAELLRQIKDKAVVHGQVTLSSGIEADFYIDLRRITLDGTAAPLAGQVMLDATADLGYDAVGGLTLGADPVATCMLHAAAARGRTLDAFVVRKSGKAHGLQRRIEGPDISGRRVLIVEDTTTTGNSPLTAVQAAREAGAEVVAVASIVERGAAEAMREAGLRYVFPYDLGDLGLG, translated from the coding sequence ATGACCGAGAGCGACGTGAGCGACGTACGGGCCGAGCTGCTGCGGCAGATCAAGGACAAGGCCGTGGTGCACGGCCAGGTGACCCTCTCCTCCGGGATCGAGGCTGACTTCTACATCGATCTGCGCCGCATCACCCTGGACGGCACGGCCGCGCCGCTCGCCGGACAGGTGATGCTCGACGCCACCGCGGATCTCGGATACGACGCCGTCGGCGGGCTGACCCTCGGCGCCGACCCGGTGGCCACGTGCATGCTGCACGCGGCGGCCGCGCGGGGGCGGACGCTGGACGCGTTCGTCGTACGGAAGTCGGGGAAGGCACACGGCCTGCAGCGGCGCATCGAGGGGCCGGACATCTCGGGCCGCCGCGTGCTGATCGTCGAGGACACCACGACCACCGGGAACTCGCCGCTGACCGCCGTACAGGCGGCGCGCGAGGCGGGCGCGGAGGTCGTCGCGGTGGCGTCGATCGTGGAGCGCGGGGCGGCCGAGGCGATGCGCGAGGCGGGCCTGAGGTACGTGTTCCCGTACGACCTCGGCGACCTCGGCCTGGGCTGA
- the fbaA gene encoding class II fructose-bisphosphate aldolase, whose amino-acid sequence MTRSGQMPIATPEIYNEMLDRAKAGKFAYPAINVTSTQTLHAALRGFADAESDGIIQISTGGAEFLGGQYSKDMVSGAVALAEFAHIVAKKYPVNVALHTDHCPKDKLDGYVRPLIAVSKERVDAGQNPLFQSHMWDGSAETLKDNLAIGEELLAAATAARIILEVEITPTGGEEDGVTHEINDELYTTVDDALRTAEALGLGEKGRYLLAASFGNVHGVYKPGNVVLRPELLKDLQAGVAEKFGKPSPFDFVFHGGSGSTEEEIATALENGVVKMNLDTDTQYAFTRPVADHMFRNYDGVLKVDGDVGNKKVYDPRSWGKAAEKSMAERVQQACGNLRSTGTKLK is encoded by the coding sequence ATCACAAGGAGCGGACAGATGCCCATCGCAACCCCTGAGATCTACAACGAGATGCTCGACCGGGCGAAGGCGGGCAAGTTCGCCTATCCGGCCATCAACGTCACCTCGACGCAGACCCTGCACGCCGCGCTGCGTGGCTTCGCTGACGCGGAGAGTGACGGCATCATCCAGATCTCCACGGGCGGCGCGGAGTTCCTCGGCGGGCAGTACAGCAAGGACATGGTGAGCGGCGCCGTGGCGCTGGCCGAGTTCGCCCACATCGTCGCGAAGAAGTACCCGGTCAACGTCGCCCTGCACACCGACCACTGCCCCAAGGACAAGCTGGACGGCTACGTGCGGCCGCTCATCGCCGTGTCCAAGGAGCGCGTGGACGCCGGGCAGAACCCGCTCTTCCAGTCCCACATGTGGGACGGCTCCGCCGAGACCCTCAAGGACAACCTGGCGATCGGCGAGGAGCTGCTCGCCGCCGCCACCGCAGCGCGGATCATCCTCGAGGTCGAGATCACCCCCACCGGCGGTGAGGAGGACGGCGTCACGCACGAGATCAACGACGAGCTGTACACGACCGTCGACGACGCCCTGCGCACCGCCGAGGCCCTCGGCCTGGGCGAGAAGGGCCGGTACCTGCTGGCCGCGTCGTTCGGCAACGTGCACGGTGTCTACAAGCCGGGCAACGTCGTGCTCCGCCCCGAGCTGCTGAAGGACCTGCAGGCGGGCGTGGCCGAGAAGTTCGGCAAGCCGTCCCCGTTCGACTTCGTCTTCCACGGCGGCTCCGGCTCCACGGAGGAGGAGATCGCCACCGCGCTGGAGAACGGCGTGGTGAAGATGAACCTGGACACGGACACGCAGTACGCGTTCACGCGGCCCGTCGCGGACCACATGTTCCGCAACTACGACGGCGTGCTCAAGGTGGACGGCGACGTCGGCAACAAGAAGGTCTACGACCCGCGGAGCTGGGGCAAGGCCGCGGAGAAGAGCATGGCCGAGCGCGTGCAGCAGGCCTGCGGGAACCTTCGGTCGACGGGTACGAAGCTGAAGTAA
- a CDS encoding DUF3151 domain-containing protein, whose protein sequence is MSIHENLLGGPPPTHLPDDPEPREQLAAGTAPAEVAAQYPTSSLAWAQLADDAFEGGRVVESYAYARTGYHRGLDALRRNGWKGHGPVPFEHEPNRGFLRALHALARAAQAIGEQEEYERCSTFLKESSPTAAATLS, encoded by the coding sequence ATGTCCATTCACGAGAACCTCCTCGGGGGCCCGCCCCCGACCCACCTGCCCGACGACCCCGAGCCGCGCGAGCAGCTCGCGGCCGGTACCGCGCCCGCCGAGGTCGCGGCGCAGTACCCGACCTCCTCGCTGGCGTGGGCACAGCTCGCCGACGACGCCTTCGAGGGCGGCCGGGTCGTGGAGTCGTACGCGTATGCCCGTACGGGCTACCACCGCGGGCTGGACGCCCTCCGCCGCAACGGCTGGAAGGGCCATGGCCCCGTGCCCTTCGAGCACGAGCCGAACCGCGGCTTCCTGCGCGCGCTGCACGCGCTCGCGCGCGCGGCGCAGGCGATCGGGGAGCAGGAGGAGTACGAGCGCTGCTCCACTTTCCTGAAGGAGAGCTCGCCCACCGCGGCGGCGACCCTCTCGTAA